Within Flagellimonas maritima, the genomic segment CTCATCCTTATAAGCCTCCAACACACTTTTTTCCCACAACTTGCCAGAAAAACTGCCTAAATCCCAATAAGGCACGGTAGGGTAACTCGTATATCGAGGTCCTGGAATGTTGTATTTTTGAACTAACTTACACATGTTTGCAATAATGGTATTGGTCAAAATTAGGCTTGCGAGCCTTCAAAAAACATGATAATTATCAGTATTTCTTTCAGAAAGCTTACCTGACAAGTATCATGTTTTAGTAATAGTCTGGGTTGTAGCTTAGTAAACAAACAAACAATTATCAACTTCTAAATATGGGAGAGCATATCAGTAAAAGTAGGTTTGACGATTTGGAGCGCGAGGCCTTTGTTGGACATTTGCTCAGTGATATCAAAATCCTTGAACATCTCTTGGAAGAGAATTTAATAGAAGACGATATAGTAAGAATAGGTGCAGAACAGGAAATGTGCCTTGTAAACAATGATTATAGACCATCTGGAAAATCCCTAAATCTACTTAAAAATATTGATGATCCTTACTTTACTACAGAACTGGCAAGCTATAATCTTGAAGCAAACCTGGATCCGTTTCAATTAGGCAATGATTGTTTTTCAAAAGTTGAGAAACAGCTTAAAACTTTGTTGAAAAAAGCAAATACCGAAGCAGAAAAGCTCAATATGAAGATTTTGCTAACAGGAATTCTTCCTACTATCAGCAAAAATGAGCTGGGCATAGATTATATGACACCTATTCCCAGATACTATAAACTCAATGAAGTTCTCACATCTTTTCGCGGTGATCACTTTGCTCTAAAAATCAAGGGAGTGGATGAATTGACGTTACGCCATGATTCTGTACTTTTTGAAGCCTGTAACACTAGTTTTCAACTCCATCTCCAAATTCCGCCAAACGATTTCATCAAAAGTTATAACTGGTCACAGGCTATTGCCGGTCCTGTCTTGGGCATTTGTTGCAATTCGCCATTACTCATGGGCAGAGAGCTTTGGAAAGAGACGCGCATAGCATTGTTTCAACAAAGTTTGGATACTAGAAAATGGACCTATGCGCTAAAAGAACAGATGGCAAGGGTCTGTTTTGGAAACCATTGGCAAAAAGACTCTGTTGTAGAAATCTTTAAAGAAGATATTTCTACACATCGCATTGCACTGACCAAACCTATAAAGAAAAACTCTTTGGATGTATTGAAAAGCGGTGCAATTCCCAAACTGGAGGCATTGAATCTCTATAACGGCACTGTTTATCGTTGGAATCGCCCATGCTATGGGGTTGGAAACGGAAAGCCTCATCTGCGTATCGAAAACAGATATATTCCATCAGGTCCAACCGTGATTGATGAAATTGCAAATTTTGCCTTTTGGGTCGGATTAATGGTAGGAAGACCAAAAAAGTTTGATGACATGTCCAATGTAATGGATTTTAAAGAAGCAAAACTCAACTTTATAAAATCTGCCCGGACAGGCAGGCAGACCATATTTTCATGGTTGGGCAAATCAATAAGTTCAGAGGATTTGATTCTTAACGAACTTTTGCCAATAGCTTATGAGGGATTAAAAAAATATGATATTGATAATAAGGATATAGACAGGTTATTGGGTATTATAGAATCAAGAGCCAAAAACGGAACTGGTGCAGAATGGCAGGTCAAAAACTATAGAAACCTAAGAAAGCAAATGAAATTGGATAGTGTTTTGGTAGCATTGACTAAGGGAATCTTTGACAATCAGCAGAAAAATATACCTGTGCACGAATGGCCATCTTTAAGTGGAGCTACCAAATCAAGTAATTCTTTTGAATGGGTTGGACAAATTATGTCCACAAAATTGATGAAACTACACGAGGACGACTATATTGATTTGGCATTGTCCATAATGCAATGGAACAATATTCACCATATTCCCGTTGAAAACAACAAAGGGGAATTGACAGGTCTTTTAACATGGAGCCATATTGAAGAACTCAAAAAGAACAGTAATAAAAAAAACACCAGAATTTCAGATATCATGATTAAAAAGGTGGTTACCGTACAGCCTAGAACAAGATTGAATACAGCAAAAAAATTAATGGACGAGTATCAGATTGGCTGTTTGCCGGTTTGTGTGGGCACCAATTTGGTAGGTATCATTAGTAAAACCGATCTGTAAAATGCCAAAAGTATACAGTAGCGCCCTAAAGGAAAC encodes:
- a CDS encoding CBS domain-containing protein encodes the protein MGEHISKSRFDDLEREAFVGHLLSDIKILEHLLEENLIEDDIVRIGAEQEMCLVNNDYRPSGKSLNLLKNIDDPYFTTELASYNLEANLDPFQLGNDCFSKVEKQLKTLLKKANTEAEKLNMKILLTGILPTISKNELGIDYMTPIPRYYKLNEVLTSFRGDHFALKIKGVDELTLRHDSVLFEACNTSFQLHLQIPPNDFIKSYNWSQAIAGPVLGICCNSPLLMGRELWKETRIALFQQSLDTRKWTYALKEQMARVCFGNHWQKDSVVEIFKEDISTHRIALTKPIKKNSLDVLKSGAIPKLEALNLYNGTVYRWNRPCYGVGNGKPHLRIENRYIPSGPTVIDEIANFAFWVGLMVGRPKKFDDMSNVMDFKEAKLNFIKSARTGRQTIFSWLGKSISSEDLILNELLPIAYEGLKKYDIDNKDIDRLLGIIESRAKNGTGAEWQVKNYRNLRKQMKLDSVLVALTKGIFDNQQKNIPVHEWPSLSGATKSSNSFEWVGQIMSTKLMKLHEDDYIDLALSIMQWNNIHHIPVENNKGELTGLLTWSHIEELKKNSNKKNTRISDIMIKKVVTVQPRTRLNTAKKLMDEYQIGCLPVCVGTNLVGIISKTDL